A segment of the Lycium ferocissimum isolate CSIRO_LF1 chromosome 5, AGI_CSIRO_Lferr_CH_V1, whole genome shotgun sequence genome:
ccgtaaTGTTTCGTAAGATATCgttataatttataaataaggaaaactatttatatattttgtaataaataATCTTAAGTACCCTGTGTAATTTTCCCGTAAAGGAATGGACTTGACATTGCTGGACTAagaatttggaagatgaaagGACCTGTGGCCTATTTACTCGTTTGTAGTAAACTAGTAATACAAAATGTACAAACTAATAGATTCATATTTTCCTGTTAActgaatttaattatttaacaaatttaaaaTCGAACCGAATAACTGAATTatttaaaaactaaaataattcCCAAAGTTTTCTTATTTGTGAAAACCGAACTGCTCAGTTTGAAATATTTATGAAAGAGTGGATTAGTTTTAAACAATAGCCTTAAAAGTGACTATTGGTGTTATTTACTTGACCCAGCAACTGTcctgtctaaaaaaaaaaaaaattctctcttgTTCGCAAGCCCAATTGAACTGGCCCAAGTAATTAACTCATATAAGTGTTGGGTAAAAGCAAATTTAGACGGTGAAAGAACCCATATATACGGCCCACGTATCTAGTTTACGATGTTGCCCACTGTATCATCGTTGTATAGACAATGTATCTGCTCTTTATAGACATTACATATACtctatatataatgtatatgttttgtataatCATGTATAAACACACGAAACCAACTCAAATTACAGTGTATAGATAATGTATGGGTTCTGTATAATTATGTACAAATAATGAATCCACACTACTATACGAAATCTAAGGTGAACCAGATtgtcttcttttcaaattttcagCTACTCGAATAGGTTCGAACAAGTTCCAATAGGGCAAACCCAGATTCTTCAAAAGATGCGATAATGAACTGTATTTGGTCTTTTGACATTTCTCTCCATTGAAAAGTCCCTTGCATTTCAATTTGGTCTACTTTATATTAGAACTTGGAGAACATtttcaacttttaaaaaaaaagcttcaaCTAACGAATTAATGAGCTACCTGGCTAATAACTAACGAATTGGATCAAATTTGATAAACTAGATCACTATGGGTATTGGGATCCCAATTTAGACTACTACCAGGCGATAGGCGATTTTAGGCTAGACCACTTAACGGAGTAAATTACTTTATAAGGAAAATGAAGgataaaatttacaaaaaaagtCACATTTCAGCCTAATGGAAAAATAACCATCGTCACAGACTTCCAAATTTCGCAAATGAAACTCTAAGATAGTGTCATGAATGTTATGGAGTTCAACATGTAGAATTTGAAACTTTATAACaattaatatttttcaaaaatagaattaaaaagTATACAAAGGACGCTACTTATCGAAAATGAAGCAGGAGGCCACTCCATATGCCCAAATAATTTAGCTCGCAAAATGTTAGAGCCTTAAGAggtaaaaacaaacaaaaatgacctaataataccaTCTAAGacactatattacaaaacataagaatattgtttcttatttacaaaacataacaacttaattacaaATCATACAAGATCTGAAAAATTAAAAGCCCACTCTTCGCTTCCCTTTCTCCCCCCCTCTACTCAACCTTTGCTTCAGATCTAAGAATTATAACAGGTGACTATATCCAGCTATGTTAGAACCTCGATAAAGAAAATCGCAAGATGAAGGAAACACAGTTTTTGAAAATTGCAAGATGAAAGAAACATAGTTTTCAACTGATATCCAAATGTTGGAAGTGGCAGCAACAGAGTTTTCCAAAGGAGAATGTTTTAATTAGTACCTATAGCTGCTCTTTTTATGAACTACCTTCTCTCTCTGTGCATTTCATAAGAAGAAAATTTGtattaaattaatattaatattgtatgaaagttgtatacaatgttgttgtagttgtattaaatttcatCCGAATTTCGAAGCGAGATTTAAAATTGTGTTAAATTTGAATGAATattatatgaaagttgtataaaatgttgttatagttgtattaaattttcaaaaacctaacatgaacttgatacaaaatttatacaattatatacatatttcataccttTTTCATACATGACAAATGTGAGAATTCTAAgctttgagcgagatatacatatttcatacagttttcatacacaaaatttgagtGAAAATTTTAAGtgttgagcgagatatacatatttcatatacaaaatattGAGCGAAACTTttaagccttgagagagatatacacatttaatcagttttcatacacaaaatcttGAGCGAAAAttttcgtatatgttttgtaataaatctatcgttatgttttgtaaactaaaaagtatcatcttattttgtaaatatatcatattattatgtatatatacgtcatTCTCCCAAAACAAAATTCGTACTGTTCTGGGAATAATTTCATAAAGGATATAGGAGCCAATTCTGAGCCAGGTATGCGACACAAGCTTTTGCGCTATTACTCAACTTGTCCAAGCTGTAACCATGGCAATCTGGAATACAATTCTGTTGTTATTTCTATGGTAGTCAGTCATTTCAGTAACTTATGGTCAGTAATGAAGGAATTTATAGACAATTCTTTGTGCTAGTCCCATTCATGAGTTAATTAAAGAAAGGAATGCAAATTCTTGCCCACTATATAGCTGTCTTGCAAGTGTATGGTAACTCTTTTTCTATTCTAGCCAATAACTCAATATGCTCATTTTCTATTTAGTAAAAATGCTTCACCTTTTTCACATCAAGTTTTGTGGTCCAACAATTTCCCTAGCAAGTTGCCAAGTGTAAAATGTATGTCATAGACCGAGCAGGAAAGCCAACTCAAAAGACTAGCCAATTAGGTGAAAGTGCTTGTTCGACCTATAAACCAATACCAATACTCACCGCATCACTCTCCTCCGTTAAAAGGAAATATTCCGccgattttattttctttttaaaaaaaaaaaaaaaaaggaaaaggaagcaTCAGTGTAGAGCAAATAGAGGACGAAAGTGTGAATCATTTATTtaaccaaaaataataattgtagATGCTGTCGTCCATCTTTGACAGCACAAAAGCATTGATGCTTGCAAAATTATTAGCTATAACAGTGTACGGAGGATCTAGATTTGCAACCATATTAAGTAAATATCTTTGAGTAAAGTTGAGAAAGAATTGGAAGTAAAAAGTAGTGGGAGGGAATTTGGTAGTTGGCTAAGTAGCTGTCACTAAAAATGATAAGCAAAGTAAAAGGTAAAACAGCGTGAAATCCACCAAATTTAGCAAACTTTCTTGTGAAAAACACAAggtggctacaacaacaacaacaaatccggtGTAATCTCATGAGTGGGGTTTGAGGAGGGTAAAATGTATTTAGATATAGAGATATTGTTTCTGATCGACCCTCATctcaaataaagaaaagaaaagcatTTTTGACGCAAAAAGTGTCTATAGAGGCAAATATAAGACATGCTCCCTAGTGGTTTTTTCCTTTATATTGAGAAATTCTTGAAGATTGTGCACCGATTCAAAATTCAGTGAATAATGAGTCtattccttatttttttcaattaaaataccagatttttagttaaacaacatcaacatgcaaATTAATTCATACATCATAGTAAACGCGTGATCCTAAACAGTGATATTAGAATCAAGATAATGAGTTTGATTTCCAGGAACATGTTGCGTGCGGCAAGTGATGAGAGGGAAATTGTTGGGTAATACCAACATCCTGCTTACGGCAAGGCCGAGGTGATGAGCCAGGGATGGCCTAGGCTGGAGCCATAGTCGAATATGGTGTTTCCTATGTATGGTTAAAAACTAAAGTTTGAGTCCTTACTATCAACTATAGCTTTTGATACGATGGTAAACATGTAAGTGTCAACAAACGCCATGTGCTATAGCTTTGGGGGCTAAGACATGTCCCTAGTTTGAAGCAACATTTGATAATACTACTACCTTACAAAAGCAAACACATGGGAACGATAATATCATTAGTGAATAGTGGTGACTCATAGTCGGCACACGGCATTCTCCACAGTTAGTTATTTGGACAATAGTTTGACAAGGACACTTCTTGGAAAGTGCAGAGGCCACCAATTTGCCATTCTTTTATTGTGTCTGTAGCAAAGTTATGACCAACACATGAGCAAAAGCCAGCCTAGTCTCTACACAAAACTAGTCAGCAATCAACAAAATAACCCTTTTATATTACCCTTTCATCCCTAAAATACAACAAATTCAAAAACATAATACCCCACGGTCTACCCAACTTTTCTCCCTTAATCTTACGTGAGGGTCCGTCTTTCACCTGACTAATCAATTCaattatatcaagatatcaaagTTATGTAGTCTCCAATGTTTTCCCATCAAGTTGCCTTGTTCAACTTGGCATCTTCACTGATTCTTTATACCAAACAAATCTAATTAGATAAGTACAAAATCCTCGTGCTGAATCACATAGTTAGTGGCGATGATAACGCCATTAAATGGACTTTTTATAAAGCTAGCTATGACtaaaacattataataacatcATTGATGATCAAAGCTTGACAATGAAATTAGCACTGCTAATAGTAGAATAATTACAAGATAAAAAGAATATGTCTAAGAAGACCATCTTCTCTTTTCCTTCAGGTTACAATTACAATGAAGGATAAGAGTGACCAACTTTCCAGTCACAAAGAAGAAGTCTCACTGTTTGACTCTCTCACACTACAATAGATACTCAATACAACCTTAGCCTAATGCTAAAAATAAGAACCCTAATTTAATCCCAAAGGAAAGTGGACAATCTTTTGACCTATCTTTCCTCTTTGAGTATTATTTTTCCGCGATATTAACTGAACACTCACTCATTCATCACCTAATAAACATATTCACAAACAggatttgaatggttttggaaaTATAACTCATCGcgactctctctttcttttatcACTCTATATATACAAAGCTAAAACGAATTCGTTTTGGTAATAACTCACCTCACCTCAAAAATCTCACATTTTTATCCATCTTTGGTTGATTTTTTCGTCAACTTAAGCTACAGCAGAAATGCTGCTGCGGCAATTGAAGCCTTCGATCCTCACAGTAGCTGGCTTGATCCCGAATTTCACCTGAGCACAGCTTCCTCCATTCTTACGAGTGGAGGCGgagggtggtggtggtgaaggTGCAGCTGGTCCTTCTGGAATTGCAAGTATAGGAACAAAATTGCTGTTGCTGAACTCTGAATCCTGAATTAAGGGATTCGATGCCCTGCTTGGTGGAGATCCAAAAAAGAACGGTGGAGATGAAGCCATATCAAAATTGGGCGTTTCCATATCATAATTCCCctgtttatatataaaaaaataaaatcaaaatttgtcTACAGAAGTAATTGAATTATAAACAATTCACATCACAAACTCGAAGCGAAAGCTAAAAATTGAGAACGCATCATATTATGAAAAGCAaaacgccaaaaaaaaaaaaaggaaggggttttttgatttttcattaTTGGGCCGTCCGCCGAAATTAATTACAGGCGCTAGCCAAAacatacaaaacctatacactgacctatgtatattttgtgtataccatatgtatatttatacttcatATACAAAACTTATAGATTTGTTGgctattattcttttgagcggtccaaaaatgtaattatcccaaaaaaaagggggttaccTTGGTGAGGATGATATCAAGAAGTTCAGTTCCGGCTTTCAAATCGCAAGGCTCAGATTGCTGATTACTGCATTAAACCAAAAGATAAAACgaattaacaaaagaaaaaagaaggagaattcatcagacaaaaaagataaaaatgaatTAACATACTTGATTTGCAGGAATCGAGAAGGTCTGATTGGTTCATTGGGTTGAACATATGAAGAATTGAATAACCCGACCCGACGAGGTTTGGGACAAACAACACCATCACAACCCACCAAGGCCTTTTGTTGATAAACGCacctattcatttttttttctttacacaACAGATCTAAAAGCCTGAATcaacaaacaagaaaataagaatatattaTCAAACACTTGAGATCTCTATAACCAAATCTACAAAAATatattggtatatatatgtttgatattactaaatataaacatgatgatgatgatgataagaaGTGAGGGAATATGCTTATGGAAAAATAATAGGATTATTAGAAAGACAAATATGGAAAGGGGGAAGGGGTGTAGTTAGTTACCTAGGTGGGTGGGGAAATTGGTGGTGCCTGTTAAAGGCAAAAATGGAGGAGAGAGATTTTTGGAgtacagagagagagagagagagagaggagtcaagggattggggacacacCAGTCATACAGGTGCAGTAGGAGagaaacataaataaaatgtaagaaaaattaattaaaattaaaaactgTGTGTATAAAATTGTTTTGGTGGGATTCTGTACGGTTTTAGTGTATTGCACGTGGATAAGCTCACCAGTATTTTTCTCAACTAAACTggttgaaaatttcaaatatgccGGAACTACAATTCAAAGATAAACTTTTCTGaccaaaaaaacccaattttttaataaattattcTCTGAGAAATTAACTTTTACAGATTTAACAAAAATAGTCTACGGAAACATTGTAAAATCTACGTACACTCTATCCTTCCAAATCCTATTTGTGGAatttaacaaaaacaaaaatccGATGCTAACTTGAAAAATGCTGAGAGTAACATTTTTTAGGCAACACGCACTGTTCGCCCCCAATCTGTTGCAGATAGATAACAACACAAGATCACATCAAATAACTCTTTGACCTAATAAATAGAAATGAAAAAACATCTTCGAAAGAGTGTCTAATGCAAACTAGATGGATTTTTGTATACTGGGGTATGCAGGATGGCGCATAAATTAGGGGcaattttagcccttttccgcTATATGAATAATACTGTTTGCAATTTTCAGATGcttcaagaaatcaaattcattaacattCAATATTATGATCATGGTGTGAAATATTTGCCATCAAAAAGATTTATCAACTATCCCTGTAGTTTGTTCGGTTCCATTCTGTGATACATTTCTGTTGTTCTTTGACTGTCTTATCTAGGTTCTAACCTGTTCTTCTATTGGAATGAGAAGTAGCTATGCTGGCCTGAAGAACAGCAGATTGACAAACTACAcatttaattttttgatcagATGCTTAGTGACAAGGTGTGTATGGGTAGCAGGGTAGGTATGTATTTACAGAATGAGTAAATTTGATTTTCCAAAAGTTATACTCCTACTTTATCTCTTCTTGGTTAATCCACCAACATTCCTCCCAAGTCATTTGTTTGTTCTCTTTAGTCTTCATGGAAATTACTCCATGATTACATTTAGGGCTTGTTTGGAAACCATACTGTAATTACTATTCTCCATCATCGACAGGGAAATATGGCTGTGTATTTGCTGTAAGCACATGCCAAAATTTGTTTGATATCAGGAATGTCTGGTAGAGAATCTAGAGATAGAGTTAAAGAAGGTAAAATATCATTCTTCCCTAGCCATATCATCCCACGATTGGGTACTGAATTTCAAACTCATTAGAAAAAAGGCGCTGCTAATAATTCATTTAGCTCATGTAATGTTTACAGAAACTGCTAGCTATTGAGAAATATTACAGGTCTACAATGTAATAGTAGTATTATATATTACAACAATTTATCTTGGAAAATTTACTGGAGGTTCCAGGCTACTGACAAGTATGCCGAGATCAATGTCTTTGTCTTCGAACTTCTTAATGAAAGGGTGACTCTGAAATTCATATTGGCGTAATGTGGGTGAGTCAACACATTTAAAGACAGTaactaaaaggaaaaacatGAAAGATTATGCACTGAGTAATACTTACCAAAAGGTCCAACGCTGAAGATCTATCCCTTGGATCCTTTTGAATGCTGTGTTAATAAAGCAATGCAGTTAGCTAGATTATCATTACCTAAGTTTAAATCCTTGCACAACTTGAGACACAACAATTAAAAACTTTAGCCTAATGTTTCCAAACAGATTCTCCTTAAATCAGGCAACACACATGATGTGAATAGATAATGAGGAAACTAGGAgctctttttcttgttttgggaAATTAAATTTAGGGTGAAAAATTTAGTCAGATGCCAAATTCTCAAAAACAATGAAGTATGCCGTCTTAATTCAATAATCGACAAGGTGATCGAGAAAGATAGCAACATAAGTAAATGTGGGGGGGTTGGGGGATCCATTATCAGCTCCATCTTTGCTGATGTGGAGTAAAATAATTGGTGAGTGGAGGGCCAAAACTCCAACATCAACTTGCTTCATGAGCGCTATTCAAAATGTTAACACATaagcaaaagaaattatatCCTTACCAAGCAGAAACAAATGAACAGAATTCTGGGGAAAATTGATCTGCTGGAGCAGAAGGCGGTGGGCTGCTAACAATAGCCTCCAGAAGCTCGTAAAAGCTCGGCCGCCCTTGCTGGTCCTCCGACTGTATGTATGGGAAACGCCCAATAGCACATTCAAGGATGACCATGCCCAAGCTCCAGATATCACTCTTGTAGTCATAGGTACTTCCACTTATTCTTTCAGGCTTAATCAGGGTAAAGAATGAGTCAGTTTATAGTTAAACACATTCAATCGCGAAACTATCCGGGAAGGAATTGTTCACAAAATAGCTGAAGTGATACTGTATTAAAATAGCAAGTACCAGAGCACAGAATAAAACGACTCTACTTACTGCCATGTAATTGTAAGTCCCCACAAATGTATCCCTTTGACCCATAGAGCTGGCTAGCATTGCACTTACACCAAAATCGGTAATTTTTACCTCTCCTTTGTGGTTCACTAGCAAGTTTGACGGCTTTATGTCTCTGTGGATAACATGTCTCTCGTTATGCAAGTAGACAAGACCTTGTAAAACCTGAAAGAAAAGATTAATCAGTGAAGCAAATGTTCATCGTCTGGGGAGCAGAAACTTGTTCAAAGATTAGTTTCTAGAAAGCCAAGAACCTGTTTGCAGACAACAGCAAGATATGGTTCAAGAATAGTCTTGAGCTGCCCGATTACATCAACTAAAGATCCACGGTCCATATACTCCAAAACCAAAGATATAGCTCCATTGTGATAAAAAGAGTGGTAGCATACAACAACATGTGGACATTGCGATGCTTGATTTATTTTAAGTTCTTGCACTATCTGCTTACGAATTTCTTCTTGTATATTCATCTGGATAACCTGGATCAGAAGCAATCATCCATCAACATTAAAGGAGGTGACCAGGATGAAGTTAAATCAAAATACAACTTCAGTGCACCACTGCAACTAAAAGTGGCAATGGATCAAATTGCACCAAATGGCCAAGACATGAGAGTCAAATTGCACCAAATTGACCGTGAAGTGAAAGATTTTGTAAATTGTTATTCCAAGTAACTAAGAGACTTAAGACGCGTGTGCTTGTTTGGTTGCTTTATCCAAATGCTAAAAAGGTTCTCTAATAGGTTTTAGAATCTCTTTTTCACATTAGTGCAGTCAGTCTTGGATGCTACACCTTGAACAAGTAAAGTTTGTTCTTCTACAATTCATCGATGGAGGATCACTACCATAGCCAATATTGCATGATACCAATATGGGAGACTTTTCTTTATATAGTTATATGCACTGGaactatatattattataaGTTGCCTATATCGTCCTAATTGCAAGCAAACATCAGTAACCAATTAAATTGGAGAAAAGAGGCTTGGTGATTACTGACCTTCAGAGCAAACAAAGTTCCAACCCATTTATGACGGACAAGTTGAACAACACCGCCACTTCCCTTTCCAATGACTTTGATTGTTTCAAGATCTTCCAACGAAAACTGAAGATCTATCTCCTTAGTTTCTGAGGGCTGTGAACATTACAGCACAAGACATTGAAACTTTCTATCAGATCACAGAAATGTCCAACAGCGAATTCTCAATTAACCTAAATCTAATTATATATTTGCTCACTAACTAAACAATTAATCCTTAGATG
Coding sequences within it:
- the LOC132055519 gene encoding uncharacterized protein LOC132055519 gives rise to the protein MNRCVYQQKALVGCDGVVCPKPRRVGLFNSSYVQPNEPIRPSRFLQINNQQSEPCDLKAGTELLDIILTKGNYDMETPNFDMASSPPFFFGSPPSRASNPLIQDSEFSNSNFVPILAIPEGPAAPSPPPPSASTRKNGGSCAQVKFGIKPATVRIEGFNCRSSISAVA
- the LOC132055518 gene encoding mitogen-activated protein kinase kinase 6; translation: MKTTKPLKQLKLSVPAQDTPISSFLTASGTFHDGDLLLNQKGLRLISEENESLPSETKEIDLQFSLEDLETIKVIGKGSGGVVQLVRHKWVGTLFALKVIQMNIQEEIRKQIVQELKINQASQCPHVVVCYHSFYHNGAISLVLEYMDRGSLVDVIGQLKTILEPYLAVVCKQVLQGLVYLHNERHVIHRDIKPSNLLVNHKGEVKITDFGVSAMLASSMGQRDTFVGTYNYMAPERISGSTYDYKSDIWSLGMVILECAIGRFPYIQSEDQQGRPSFYELLEAIVSSPPPSAPADQFSPEFCSFVSACIQKDPRDRSSALDLLSHPFIKKFEDKDIDLGILVSSLEPPVNFPR